Proteins encoded together in one Streptomyces sp. NBC_01216 window:
- a CDS encoding class I SAM-dependent methyltransferase: MSDDPTRVQEFFGARAAGWDSRFPDDGPAYAAAVRDLGLRSGDAVLDAGCGTGRALPALREAVGPTGTVLGVDLTPEMLDAAVRAGRDGAAALLLADVARLPVRDGTLDAVFGAGLVSHLADPAGGLRELARVVSPGGRLALFHPLGRAALAARHGRRVTGDDLRAEHNLGPVLGGSGWRMVSYTDRADRYLAIAVRAD, encoded by the coding sequence ATGAGCGATGACCCGACCCGTGTCCAGGAATTCTTCGGCGCCCGCGCCGCCGGCTGGGACTCCAGGTTCCCCGACGACGGACCGGCGTACGCCGCAGCCGTGCGCGACCTCGGCCTGCGTTCCGGCGACGCCGTGCTCGACGCGGGCTGCGGCACCGGACGGGCCCTGCCCGCTCTGCGCGAAGCCGTCGGCCCCACCGGGACCGTCCTCGGTGTCGATCTCACGCCCGAGATGCTCGACGCCGCCGTTCGTGCGGGACGCGACGGCGCGGCGGCGCTGCTGCTCGCGGATGTCGCCCGGCTGCCGGTGCGCGACGGCACCCTCGACGCGGTGTTCGGCGCGGGTCTCGTGTCCCATCTGGCGGACCCGGCGGGGGGCCTGCGCGAACTCGCCCGTGTGGTCAGCCCCGGCGGCCGGCTCGCCCTCTTCCACCCCCTCGGCCGCGCGGCCCTCGCGGCCCGCCACGGGCGCCGGGTGACCGGGGACGACCTGCGCGCGGAGCACAACCTCGGTCCGGTGCTGGGTGGTTCGGGCTGGCGGATGGTCAGTTACACCGACCGCGCGGACCGTTACCTCGCGATCGCCGTCCGCGCGGACTGA